The proteins below are encoded in one region of Colletotrichum lupini chromosome 5, complete sequence:
- a CDS encoding short chain dehydrogenase: MLFDCHYHSTYVKYRLGPLVEQPIFGSYWDTKYCYPYLIIELIVFLVFSPCFHTCIQRIISACTIALGLHRCDRSLLSAHWLQQIHQRERIVIQDGSIHLNDNRLLKSFSLINNPPTDIRLHGTSSINVTSSRVSSLKEKPAAPPLIYPAPPDPRSRKQGERNNDPHTSDTLSKPHRLKIGSTTTPQQARPLQRLNHRSAHTTTTITMPFPSKTALITGATSGIGLALAERLIANGTFVIAVGRREDRLDTLVSAHGADKVAAEPFDIADLAALPAWVEKDTSTASPLHPTYRRHAKTNKPSRITSTHPTLDTIILNAGIQRSIDFTSPSTISLPSVSAELITNYLAPIHLITHFLPHLQSLNTSISTARTTTSIILVSSGLALVPIPRCPNYCATKSALHSLAWSLRAQLQSSPSSAHVRVIEVVPPAVQTELHSQQPELVAAGQTNFGMPLEEFTDETWAALEKGEEDEIIVGPAKNFAHVETDKKKMFDKMAESFKSGNKA; encoded by the exons ATGCTTTTCGATTGTCATTACCACTCTACTTATGTCAAGTATCGCCTTGGGCCACTTGTTGAGCAGCCCATATTTGGTTCCTACTGGGATACAAAA TATTGCTACCCATACTTGATCATCGAACTTATAGTGTTTCTTGTGTTCTCGCCCTGTTTTCACACCTGCATCCA AAGAATCATATCAGCTTGTACAATAGCCCTCGGTCTTCACCGTTGTGATCGTTCCCTACTCTCTGCACATTGGCTGCAACAGATACACCAACGTGAGCGAATAGTGATCCAAGACGGAAGTATACACCTCAACGACAACCGCCTACTCAAGTCATTCAGCCTCATTAACAACC CCCCCACTGATATCCGCCTGCACGGAACCTCCTCTATCAACGTCACATCGTCCCGAGTATCATCGCTCAAAGAAAAGCCGGCTGCACCCCCGCTCATATATCCGGCCCCACCGGATCCGCGATCGCGGAAGCAGGGGGAACGTAACAATGACCCTCACACCTCAGACACCCTATCAAAACCCCATCGGCTCAAGATCGGCTCGACCACCACCCCGCAACAAGCTCGAC CCCTCCAAAGGCTCAACCACCGAAGCGCACACACAACCACCACAATCACAATGCCCTTCCCCTCCAAAACAGCCCTCATCACAGGCGCGACATCCGGCATAGGCCTCGCCCTCGCCGAGCGCCTAATCGCAAACGGCACTTTTGTCATCGCCGTCGGCCGCCGCGAAGACCGCCTCGACACCCTCGTCTCCGCCCACGGCGCCGATAAAGTCGCCGCCGAGCCGTTTGATATCGCCGACCTCGCGGCCCTGCCGGCGTGGGTCGAGAA AGATACCTCAACTGCCAGCCCCCTCCATCCCACATATCGACGACATGCTAAAACTAACAAACCTTCCAGAATAACATCAACCCACCCAACCCTAGACACAATCATCCTCAACGCAGGCATCCAGCGCAGCATAGACTTCACTTCCCCCTCCACAATCTCCCTCCCCTCCGTCTCAGCAGAGCTAATAACAAACTACCTCGCCCCAATCCACCTCATCACCCACTTCCTCCCGCACCTCCAATCTCTCAACACCAGCATCAGCACCGCTCGAACAACGACATCCATAATCCTCGTCTCCTCGGGCCTAGCCCTCGTCCCGATCCCCCGCTGCCCAAACTACTGCGCCACCAAATCCGCCCTCCACTCCCTCGCCTGGTCCCTCCGCGCCCAGCTGCAGTCGAGCCCGTCCTCCGCCCACGTCCGCGTTATCGAGGTCGTCCCGCCCGCCGTGCAGACGGAGCTGCACTCCCAGCAGCCGGAACTGGTCGCGGCGGGCCAGACCAACTTTGGTATGCCTCTGGAAGAGTTCACCGACGAGACCTGGGCCGCGCTCGAGAAGGGGGAGGAGGATGAAATCATCGTTGGGCCGGCCAAGAATTTTGCTCACGTCGAGACGGACAAGAAAAAGATGTTTGACAAGATGGCGGAATCATTCAAGTCGGGCAACAAAGCATAG
- a CDS encoding trypsin — MAGAMEDSILSSKLANNKTMILVTILEPRLPPRLTSLPIHPVVYLFRTPIMELTKFLGFLAMVLPIAYGAPTSAATSLHPKILAAMKRDFGLDAEAATKRVAFEHRSADVVESLKGSAGFAGAWISEDGTTLKVGVTDEALAADVTSAGATPVILANPLSKLEEAKAALDAIDIEAPARRDEASASSGIASYFVDVAANKLVIESLAGSTATAESLAKEVGLAAGEFEVRTVASMPSTFATVLGGDAYLINRAARCSIGFSVTTGFVSAGHCGSAGDTATTSAGASLGTFSGSVFPGSADMSYIRTVSGTTLRGYIDGYGRGDLPVSGSTASAVGASICRSGSTTGVFCGTVGALGATVNYSEGRVTGLTRTSVCAEPGDSGGSFYSGAQAQGVTSGGSGDCTSGGTTYFQPVNEILSTYGLTLVRA, encoded by the exons ATGGCTGGGGCGATGGAGGACTCCATCTTGAGTAGCAAGTTAGCAAACAACAAGACCATGATTCTCGTCACGATCCTTGAGCCAAGACTA CCTCCTAGACTCACCTCACTTCCCATCCACCCCGTTGTCTACCTCTTCAGAACGCCAATCATGGAGCTCACCAAGTTCCTCGGTTTCCTGGCCATGGTCCTGCCCATCGCCTACGGTGCCCCCACCTCGGCCGCGACCAGCCTTCACCCCAAGATCCTGGCCGCCATGAAGCGCGACTTCGGTCTGGATGCCGAGGCCGCCACCAAGCGCGTCGCCTTCGAGCACCGCTCCGCCGATGTCGTCGAGTCCCTCAAGGGCTCTGCTGGCTTCGCCGGTGCCTGGATCTCCGAGGACGGCACCACCCTCAAGGTCGGTGTCACTGACGAGGCCCTTGCCGCCGATGTCACCTCCGCCGGTGCCACCCCCGTCATCCTCGCCAACCCCCTCTCCAAGCTCGAGGAGGCCAAGGCCGCTCTCGATGCCATTGACATCGAGGCCCCCGCCCGCCGCGACGAGGCCTCCGCCTCTTCTGGCATCGCTTCTTACTTCGTCGATGTCGCCGCCAACAAGCTCGTCATCGAGTCCCTTGCCGGCAGCACCGCTACCGCCGAGTCCCTCGCCAAGGAGGTCGGTCTCGCCGCCGGCGAGTTCGAGGTCCGCACCGTTGCGTCGATGCCCTCCACCTTCGCCACCGTCCTCGGTGGTGATGCCTACCTCATCAACCGTGCCGCTCGTTGCTCCATCGGTTTCTCCGTCACCACCGGTTTCGTTTCCGCCGGTCACTGCGGTAGCGCCGGCGACACTGCCACCACCTCCGCTGGTGCCTCCCTCGGAACCTTCTCTGGCTCCGTCTTCCCCGGCTCTGCCGATATGTCCTACATCCGCACCGTCTCCGGAACCACCCTCCGTGGCTACATTGACGGATACGGACGTGGCGACCTCCCCGTCTCCGGCTCCACCGCCTCCGCTGTCGGCGCCTCCATCTGCCGCTCCGGCTCCACCACCGGTGTCTTCTGCGGTACCGTCGGCGCCCTCGGTGCCACTGTCAACTACTCCGAGGGACGTGTCACCGGTCTTACCCGCACCAGTGTCTGCGCCGAGCCCGGTGACTCTGGTGGTTCTTTCTACTCTGGCGCCCAGGCCCAGGGTGTCACCTCAGGAGGTTCCGGCGACTGCACTTCCGGCGGTACCACCTACTTCCAGCCGGTCAACGAGATCCTGTCCACCTACGGCCTCACCCTTGTCCGTGCTTAG